A window from Culex pipiens pallens isolate TS chromosome 3, TS_CPP_V2, whole genome shotgun sequence encodes these proteins:
- the LOC120418230 gene encoding abnormal cell migration protein 10 isoform X3, with protein sequence MANLEETHEAELDAILGELSLLEQRGDLRQGRSHSRTNSTISAATNTTISSESGCSSVPDSGASISSLREPRTDSPDNDSAFSDTVSLMSSESSASSSVSSHLKSLQQQAQNTTDSGKQAKIHLALQKLEQATVRRLFVKAFSADGASKSLLVDATMSCGLVTRLLADKNHLQMEPSWAIVEHLPEHQMERLFEDHELLVDNLMLWSRDSKNRVMFLQRPDKIALFKKPELFLPGTQMAPGSDHDEHTRSMLLDEFFSGNNLIPLEGPLYLKSDSKKGWKKYHFVLRASGLHYYPKDQKTRSAKDLLCLALFAGHEVYRGIGWKKKHKAPTDYTFALRCPKVPPGAKGIRSVKMLCAEDATVLEAWITAIRVTKYGKKLLDNHRSLTEDLAREELDKLSTARSGSIGSIVSSVPSQCSSSSSNSSSSGVNRLVPVHNNGRLSRASSSSSSGCLSDENNGFDSEFPTGTIKRKPSMKPNLPLTSMTRQLKEVGETTRLNDTSPASPERGGTLTRRHSRRRSEESNNSGTLKRRPANNRGSVESMSSSTSTPTPTPVNSVPGTPVNQQQMPILVNNNNNLTITEINTPPTPAKPINALEAMPACMTDSTFSLPPPPDDLGTNFSGSTLSLDSLPPPPPPNELDNSFSGSQLSLVSVQMPLPPPPLLNMQSVVQSQAVIENVKQALQDIANEAQSNSSTSQDVTPTNENLEVTSSIKQSIMKFNSHTLPTPAPTNSIKIEPIYSKTMKPSALKAPPYKAPPPYNGDVAVSQSPPPSVSNKSVKFADSPVLLRRKVCFEDEVHEAQYSPRRTSRDVYSTPPIPPPRAEATRLSTSYTSPKRLSDSASNPPRDFLKDLQRVMNKKWQISQKCKLEPATTPHEVLGFRDLPNENHSSHYYRESANVSHWVQEHYGSDALYENLGINLGMEPVPAAHLQSAGSIKKRPPPPPPKRSEKTQLTTTTPQQRL encoded by the exons ATGGCTAACCTTGAAGAAACACACGAAGCTGAGCTGGATGCAATCCTAGGCGAGCTTAGCTTGCTAGAGCAACGGGGTGATTTGCGCCAAGGTCGAAGCCACAGTCGCACTAACTCGACTATCTCAGCTGCTACAAATACGACCATTTCGTCGGAAAGTGGTTGCAGCAGCGTACCGGATAGTGGTGCAAGTATCAGTTCTTTACGTGAACCTCGTACAGACAGTCCGGACAATGATTCGGCATTCAGCGACACGGTATCACTCATGTCCAGTGAATCGTCTGCATCCAGCAGTGTTAGTTCACATTTGAAGAGTCTCCAACAGCAGGCCCAGAATACGACAGACTCTGGAAAGCAAGCAAAGATTCATCTTGCATTGCAAAAACTAGAACAAGCCACAGTCAGGCGACTGTTTGTGAAAGCTTTCTCAGCCGATGGAGCATCAAAGTCACTTCTAGTAGATGCCACGATGAGTTGTGGTCTTGTCACACGACTCTTGGCGGATAAAAACCACTTACAGATGGAGCCATCTTGGGCCATAGTAGAGCACTTACCAGAACACCAAATGGAACGATTATTTGAAGATCATGAATTGTTAGTAGACAATCTAATGCTTTGGAGTAGAGATTCCAAAAACCGAGTAATGTTCCTTCAGCGACCCGACAAAATAGCTCTCTTCAAAAAACCGGAACTATTCTTACCGGGAACTCAGATGGCACCAGGGAGCGATCATGATGAGCATACACG GTCAATGCTGCTCGACGAGTTCTTTTCGGGTAATAATTTGATTCCACTGGAAGGACcactttatttgaaaagtgactcTAAGAAAGGTTGGAAAAAGTATCACTTCGTCCTGCGCGCATCAGGGCTGCACTACTACCCTAAGGATCAGAAAACGCGTTCCGCAAAGGATTTGTTGTGCCTCGCGCTCTTTGCAGGTCACGAAGTATACCGAGGAATCGGTTGGAAGAAGAAGCACAAGGCTCCAACAGATTACACATTCGCACTACGATGTCCGAAGGTTCCACCTGGTGCCAAAGGTATTCGATCGGTGAAAATGCTCTGTGCTGAGGATGCGACAGTGCTAGAGGCATGGATCACTGCTATTAGAGTTACTAAG TACGGCAAAAAGTTGCTGGACAATCATCGATCTTTAACGGAAGATTTAGCAAGGGAGGAACTCGATAAACTATCAACAGCCCGAAGTGGATCGATCGGTAGCATTGTTTCTTCAGTACCTTCACAGTGCAGTAGTAGTAGCAGTAACAGTAGTAGTAGCGGAGTAAATCGTTTAGTTCCTGTACACAATAATGGCCGTTTATCGCGTGCATCAAGTTCAAGCTCCAGCGGTTGTCTATCCGATGAAAATAATGGCTTCGACTCAGAGTTTCCGACTGGTACCATTAAGAGAAAACCATCGATGAAGCCAAATCTACCACTGACATCGATGACTCGACAACTGAAGGAAGTTGGAGAGACAACACGACTGAATGACACCTCGCCGGCATCTCCCGAACGAGGAGGTACTTTAACCAGGCGCCACAGCCGTAGAAGAAGTGAGGAAAGCAATAACAGTGGAACATTGAAGCGAAGACCTGCCAACAATCGGGGATCAGTAGAGAGTATGAGTTCTTCCACTTCAACTCCTACACCAACTCCCGTAAACAGTGTTCCCGGAACGCCTGTTAATCAGCAACAGATGCCAATACtagttaataataataataatttaactaTTACCGAGATCAATACTCCTCCTACGCCAGCAAAACCGATAAACGCGCTCGAAGCAATGCCGGCATGTATGACAGATTCAACATTCTCACTGCCACCACCTCCAGACGATCTTGGAACAAATTTCTCAGGTTCAACATTATCGCTGGACTCGCTGCCTCCACCTCCGCCGCCAAACGAATTAGACAATAGTTTTAGTGGATCTCAGTTGTCGTTAGTGAGTGTGCAAATGCCGCTGCCTCCGCCACCACTGTTGAACATGCAGTCCGTCGTACAATCACAAGCTGTCATTGAAAATGTGAAGCAGGCATTGCAAGACATTGCGAATGAGGCTCAATCAAACAGTTCCACATCACAAGACGTAACTCCAACTAACGAGAATCTCGAAGTTACTAGTAGCATTAAACAAtcaattatgaaatttaatagTCATACTTTACCAACTCCAGCACCAACTAACTCTATTAAAATAGAAccaatttattcaaaaactatGAAACCTTCGGCACTCAAGGCACCTCCATACAAAGCTCCTCCACCATACAACGGAGATGTGGCTGTAAGTCAGTCTCCGCCACCATCTGTTTCGAACAAGAGTGTCAAGTTTGCCGATTCTCCAGTGCTCCTCAGGCGCAAAGTTTGCTTTGAGGATGAAGTTCACGAGGCTCAATACTCACCACGTAGAACTTCTAGAGACGTTTACTCGACCCCCCCAATACCGCCTCCAAGAGCGGAAGCCACGCGACTTTCGACCTCGTATACTTCTCCAAAGCGTTTGAGCGATTCGGCGTCAAATCCTCCGAGAGACTTTCTCAAAGACCTGCAAAGGGTAATGAACAAAAAATGGCAAATATCTCAAAAATGTAAACTGGAGCCGGCCACAACGCCTCACGAAGTTCTTGGATTCCGTGATTTACCGAATGAAAATCATTCATCTCACTACTACAGGGAATCGGCTAATGTTAGCCACTGGGTCCAAGAGCATTATGGTTCCGACGCACTATACGAAAATCTCGGAATCAATTTGGGCATGGAACCCGTACCAGCAGCACACTTGCAAAGTGCAGGTTCGATTAAAAAAAGGCCTCCACCGCCTCCTCCAAAGCGAAGTGAGAAGACACAGCTTACAACAACGACGCCACAACAAAGGTTATAA
- the LOC120418230 gene encoding abnormal cell migration protein 10 isoform X1: MTSCLTEDPDKLLNEWLGELENLIGGLEAPSATVTSSVARLRPKSNTLADRTDSYRFSMANLEETHEAELDAILGELSLLEQRGDLRQGRSHSRTNSTISAATNTTISSESGCSSVPDSGASISSLREPRTDSPDNDSAFSDTVSLMSSESSASSSVSSHLKSLQQQAQNTTDSGKQAKIHLALQKLEQATVRRLFVKAFSADGASKSLLVDATMSCGLVTRLLADKNHLQMEPSWAIVEHLPEHQMERLFEDHELLVDNLMLWSRDSKNRVMFLQRPDKIALFKKPELFLPGTQMAPGSDHDEHTRSMLLDEFFSGNNLIPLEGPLYLKSDSKKGWKKYHFVLRASGLHYYPKDQKTRSAKDLLCLALFAGHEVYRGIGWKKKHKAPTDYTFALRCPKVPPGAKGIRSVKMLCAEDATVLEAWITAIRVTKYGKKLLDNHRSLTEDLAREELDKLSTARSGSIGSIVSSVPSQCSSSSSNSSSSGVNRLVPVHNNGRLSRASSSSSSGCLSDENNGFDSEFPTGTIKRKPSMKPNLPLTSMTRQLKEVGETTRLNDTSPASPERGGTLTRRHSRRRSEESNNSGTLKRRPANNRGSVESMSSSTSTPTPTPVNSVPGTPVNQQQMPILVNNNNNLTITEINTPPTPAKPINALEAMPACMTDSTFSLPPPPDDLGTNFSGSTLSLDSLPPPPPPNELDNSFSGSQLSLVSVQMPLPPPPLLNMQSVVQSQAVIENVKQALQDIANEAQSNSSTSQDVTPTNENLEVTSSIKQSIMKFNSHTLPTPAPTNSIKIEPIYSKTMKPSALKAPPYKAPPPYNGDVAVSQSPPPSVSNKSVKFADSPVLLRRKVCFEDEVHEAQYSPRRTSRDVYSTPPIPPPRAEATRLSTSYTSPKRLSDSASNPPRDFLKDLQRVMNKKWQISQKCKLEPATTPHEVLGFRDLPNENHSSHYYRESANVSHWVQEHYGSDALYENLGINLGMEPVPAAHLQSAGSIKKRPPPPPPKRSEKTQLTTTTPQQRL, from the exons GGTTTGGAAGCACCCAGCGCGACAGTAACATCGTCTGTAGCCAGATTACGACCCAAAAGTAACACATTGGCTGATCGTACCGACTCCTACCGTTTTTCAATGGCTAACCTTGAAGAAACACACGAAGCTGAGCTGGATGCAATCCTAGGCGAGCTTAGCTTGCTAGAGCAACGGGGTGATTTGCGCCAAGGTCGAAGCCACAGTCGCACTAACTCGACTATCTCAGCTGCTACAAATACGACCATTTCGTCGGAAAGTGGTTGCAGCAGCGTACCGGATAGTGGTGCAAGTATCAGTTCTTTACGTGAACCTCGTACAGACAGTCCGGACAATGATTCGGCATTCAGCGACACGGTATCACTCATGTCCAGTGAATCGTCTGCATCCAGCAGTGTTAGTTCACATTTGAAGAGTCTCCAACAGCAGGCCCAGAATACGACAGACTCTGGAAAGCAAGCAAAGATTCATCTTGCATTGCAAAAACTAGAACAAGCCACAGTCAGGCGACTGTTTGTGAAAGCTTTCTCAGCCGATGGAGCATCAAAGTCACTTCTAGTAGATGCCACGATGAGTTGTGGTCTTGTCACACGACTCTTGGCGGATAAAAACCACTTACAGATGGAGCCATCTTGGGCCATAGTAGAGCACTTACCAGAACACCAAATGGAACGATTATTTGAAGATCATGAATTGTTAGTAGACAATCTAATGCTTTGGAGTAGAGATTCCAAAAACCGAGTAATGTTCCTTCAGCGACCCGACAAAATAGCTCTCTTCAAAAAACCGGAACTATTCTTACCGGGAACTCAGATGGCACCAGGGAGCGATCATGATGAGCATACACG GTCAATGCTGCTCGACGAGTTCTTTTCGGGTAATAATTTGATTCCACTGGAAGGACcactttatttgaaaagtgactcTAAGAAAGGTTGGAAAAAGTATCACTTCGTCCTGCGCGCATCAGGGCTGCACTACTACCCTAAGGATCAGAAAACGCGTTCCGCAAAGGATTTGTTGTGCCTCGCGCTCTTTGCAGGTCACGAAGTATACCGAGGAATCGGTTGGAAGAAGAAGCACAAGGCTCCAACAGATTACACATTCGCACTACGATGTCCGAAGGTTCCACCTGGTGCCAAAGGTATTCGATCGGTGAAAATGCTCTGTGCTGAGGATGCGACAGTGCTAGAGGCATGGATCACTGCTATTAGAGTTACTAAG TACGGCAAAAAGTTGCTGGACAATCATCGATCTTTAACGGAAGATTTAGCAAGGGAGGAACTCGATAAACTATCAACAGCCCGAAGTGGATCGATCGGTAGCATTGTTTCTTCAGTACCTTCACAGTGCAGTAGTAGTAGCAGTAACAGTAGTAGTAGCGGAGTAAATCGTTTAGTTCCTGTACACAATAATGGCCGTTTATCGCGTGCATCAAGTTCAAGCTCCAGCGGTTGTCTATCCGATGAAAATAATGGCTTCGACTCAGAGTTTCCGACTGGTACCATTAAGAGAAAACCATCGATGAAGCCAAATCTACCACTGACATCGATGACTCGACAACTGAAGGAAGTTGGAGAGACAACACGACTGAATGACACCTCGCCGGCATCTCCCGAACGAGGAGGTACTTTAACCAGGCGCCACAGCCGTAGAAGAAGTGAGGAAAGCAATAACAGTGGAACATTGAAGCGAAGACCTGCCAACAATCGGGGATCAGTAGAGAGTATGAGTTCTTCCACTTCAACTCCTACACCAACTCCCGTAAACAGTGTTCCCGGAACGCCTGTTAATCAGCAACAGATGCCAATACtagttaataataataataatttaactaTTACCGAGATCAATACTCCTCCTACGCCAGCAAAACCGATAAACGCGCTCGAAGCAATGCCGGCATGTATGACAGATTCAACATTCTCACTGCCACCACCTCCAGACGATCTTGGAACAAATTTCTCAGGTTCAACATTATCGCTGGACTCGCTGCCTCCACCTCCGCCGCCAAACGAATTAGACAATAGTTTTAGTGGATCTCAGTTGTCGTTAGTGAGTGTGCAAATGCCGCTGCCTCCGCCACCACTGTTGAACATGCAGTCCGTCGTACAATCACAAGCTGTCATTGAAAATGTGAAGCAGGCATTGCAAGACATTGCGAATGAGGCTCAATCAAACAGTTCCACATCACAAGACGTAACTCCAACTAACGAGAATCTCGAAGTTACTAGTAGCATTAAACAAtcaattatgaaatttaatagTCATACTTTACCAACTCCAGCACCAACTAACTCTATTAAAATAGAAccaatttattcaaaaactatGAAACCTTCGGCACTCAAGGCACCTCCATACAAAGCTCCTCCACCATACAACGGAGATGTGGCTGTAAGTCAGTCTCCGCCACCATCTGTTTCGAACAAGAGTGTCAAGTTTGCCGATTCTCCAGTGCTCCTCAGGCGCAAAGTTTGCTTTGAGGATGAAGTTCACGAGGCTCAATACTCACCACGTAGAACTTCTAGAGACGTTTACTCGACCCCCCCAATACCGCCTCCAAGAGCGGAAGCCACGCGACTTTCGACCTCGTATACTTCTCCAAAGCGTTTGAGCGATTCGGCGTCAAATCCTCCGAGAGACTTTCTCAAAGACCTGCAAAGGGTAATGAACAAAAAATGGCAAATATCTCAAAAATGTAAACTGGAGCCGGCCACAACGCCTCACGAAGTTCTTGGATTCCGTGATTTACCGAATGAAAATCATTCATCTCACTACTACAGGGAATCGGCTAATGTTAGCCACTGGGTCCAAGAGCATTATGGTTCCGACGCACTATACGAAAATCTCGGAATCAATTTGGGCATGGAACCCGTACCAGCAGCACACTTGCAAAGTGCAGGTTCGATTAAAAAAAGGCCTCCACCGCCTCCTCCAAAGCGAAGTGAGAAGACACAGCTTACAACAACGACGCCACAACAAAGGTTATAA
- the LOC120418230 gene encoding abnormal cell migration protein 10 isoform X2 — MDYSWSDYDSASSYSCESGLEAPSATVTSSVARLRPKSNTLADRTDSYRFSMANLEETHEAELDAILGELSLLEQRGDLRQGRSHSRTNSTISAATNTTISSESGCSSVPDSGASISSLREPRTDSPDNDSAFSDTVSLMSSESSASSSVSSHLKSLQQQAQNTTDSGKQAKIHLALQKLEQATVRRLFVKAFSADGASKSLLVDATMSCGLVTRLLADKNHLQMEPSWAIVEHLPEHQMERLFEDHELLVDNLMLWSRDSKNRVMFLQRPDKIALFKKPELFLPGTQMAPGSDHDEHTRSMLLDEFFSGNNLIPLEGPLYLKSDSKKGWKKYHFVLRASGLHYYPKDQKTRSAKDLLCLALFAGHEVYRGIGWKKKHKAPTDYTFALRCPKVPPGAKGIRSVKMLCAEDATVLEAWITAIRVTKYGKKLLDNHRSLTEDLAREELDKLSTARSGSIGSIVSSVPSQCSSSSSNSSSSGVNRLVPVHNNGRLSRASSSSSSGCLSDENNGFDSEFPTGTIKRKPSMKPNLPLTSMTRQLKEVGETTRLNDTSPASPERGGTLTRRHSRRRSEESNNSGTLKRRPANNRGSVESMSSSTSTPTPTPVNSVPGTPVNQQQMPILVNNNNNLTITEINTPPTPAKPINALEAMPACMTDSTFSLPPPPDDLGTNFSGSTLSLDSLPPPPPPNELDNSFSGSQLSLVSVQMPLPPPPLLNMQSVVQSQAVIENVKQALQDIANEAQSNSSTSQDVTPTNENLEVTSSIKQSIMKFNSHTLPTPAPTNSIKIEPIYSKTMKPSALKAPPYKAPPPYNGDVAVSQSPPPSVSNKSVKFADSPVLLRRKVCFEDEVHEAQYSPRRTSRDVYSTPPIPPPRAEATRLSTSYTSPKRLSDSASNPPRDFLKDLQRVMNKKWQISQKCKLEPATTPHEVLGFRDLPNENHSSHYYRESANVSHWVQEHYGSDALYENLGINLGMEPVPAAHLQSAGSIKKRPPPPPPKRSEKTQLTTTTPQQRL; from the exons GGTTTGGAAGCACCCAGCGCGACAGTAACATCGTCTGTAGCCAGATTACGACCCAAAAGTAACACATTGGCTGATCGTACCGACTCCTACCGTTTTTCAATGGCTAACCTTGAAGAAACACACGAAGCTGAGCTGGATGCAATCCTAGGCGAGCTTAGCTTGCTAGAGCAACGGGGTGATTTGCGCCAAGGTCGAAGCCACAGTCGCACTAACTCGACTATCTCAGCTGCTACAAATACGACCATTTCGTCGGAAAGTGGTTGCAGCAGCGTACCGGATAGTGGTGCAAGTATCAGTTCTTTACGTGAACCTCGTACAGACAGTCCGGACAATGATTCGGCATTCAGCGACACGGTATCACTCATGTCCAGTGAATCGTCTGCATCCAGCAGTGTTAGTTCACATTTGAAGAGTCTCCAACAGCAGGCCCAGAATACGACAGACTCTGGAAAGCAAGCAAAGATTCATCTTGCATTGCAAAAACTAGAACAAGCCACAGTCAGGCGACTGTTTGTGAAAGCTTTCTCAGCCGATGGAGCATCAAAGTCACTTCTAGTAGATGCCACGATGAGTTGTGGTCTTGTCACACGACTCTTGGCGGATAAAAACCACTTACAGATGGAGCCATCTTGGGCCATAGTAGAGCACTTACCAGAACACCAAATGGAACGATTATTTGAAGATCATGAATTGTTAGTAGACAATCTAATGCTTTGGAGTAGAGATTCCAAAAACCGAGTAATGTTCCTTCAGCGACCCGACAAAATAGCTCTCTTCAAAAAACCGGAACTATTCTTACCGGGAACTCAGATGGCACCAGGGAGCGATCATGATGAGCATACACG GTCAATGCTGCTCGACGAGTTCTTTTCGGGTAATAATTTGATTCCACTGGAAGGACcactttatttgaaaagtgactcTAAGAAAGGTTGGAAAAAGTATCACTTCGTCCTGCGCGCATCAGGGCTGCACTACTACCCTAAGGATCAGAAAACGCGTTCCGCAAAGGATTTGTTGTGCCTCGCGCTCTTTGCAGGTCACGAAGTATACCGAGGAATCGGTTGGAAGAAGAAGCACAAGGCTCCAACAGATTACACATTCGCACTACGATGTCCGAAGGTTCCACCTGGTGCCAAAGGTATTCGATCGGTGAAAATGCTCTGTGCTGAGGATGCGACAGTGCTAGAGGCATGGATCACTGCTATTAGAGTTACTAAG TACGGCAAAAAGTTGCTGGACAATCATCGATCTTTAACGGAAGATTTAGCAAGGGAGGAACTCGATAAACTATCAACAGCCCGAAGTGGATCGATCGGTAGCATTGTTTCTTCAGTACCTTCACAGTGCAGTAGTAGTAGCAGTAACAGTAGTAGTAGCGGAGTAAATCGTTTAGTTCCTGTACACAATAATGGCCGTTTATCGCGTGCATCAAGTTCAAGCTCCAGCGGTTGTCTATCCGATGAAAATAATGGCTTCGACTCAGAGTTTCCGACTGGTACCATTAAGAGAAAACCATCGATGAAGCCAAATCTACCACTGACATCGATGACTCGACAACTGAAGGAAGTTGGAGAGACAACACGACTGAATGACACCTCGCCGGCATCTCCCGAACGAGGAGGTACTTTAACCAGGCGCCACAGCCGTAGAAGAAGTGAGGAAAGCAATAACAGTGGAACATTGAAGCGAAGACCTGCCAACAATCGGGGATCAGTAGAGAGTATGAGTTCTTCCACTTCAACTCCTACACCAACTCCCGTAAACAGTGTTCCCGGAACGCCTGTTAATCAGCAACAGATGCCAATACtagttaataataataataatttaactaTTACCGAGATCAATACTCCTCCTACGCCAGCAAAACCGATAAACGCGCTCGAAGCAATGCCGGCATGTATGACAGATTCAACATTCTCACTGCCACCACCTCCAGACGATCTTGGAACAAATTTCTCAGGTTCAACATTATCGCTGGACTCGCTGCCTCCACCTCCGCCGCCAAACGAATTAGACAATAGTTTTAGTGGATCTCAGTTGTCGTTAGTGAGTGTGCAAATGCCGCTGCCTCCGCCACCACTGTTGAACATGCAGTCCGTCGTACAATCACAAGCTGTCATTGAAAATGTGAAGCAGGCATTGCAAGACATTGCGAATGAGGCTCAATCAAACAGTTCCACATCACAAGACGTAACTCCAACTAACGAGAATCTCGAAGTTACTAGTAGCATTAAACAAtcaattatgaaatttaatagTCATACTTTACCAACTCCAGCACCAACTAACTCTATTAAAATAGAAccaatttattcaaaaactatGAAACCTTCGGCACTCAAGGCACCTCCATACAAAGCTCCTCCACCATACAACGGAGATGTGGCTGTAAGTCAGTCTCCGCCACCATCTGTTTCGAACAAGAGTGTCAAGTTTGCCGATTCTCCAGTGCTCCTCAGGCGCAAAGTTTGCTTTGAGGATGAAGTTCACGAGGCTCAATACTCACCACGTAGAACTTCTAGAGACGTTTACTCGACCCCCCCAATACCGCCTCCAAGAGCGGAAGCCACGCGACTTTCGACCTCGTATACTTCTCCAAAGCGTTTGAGCGATTCGGCGTCAAATCCTCCGAGAGACTTTCTCAAAGACCTGCAAAGGGTAATGAACAAAAAATGGCAAATATCTCAAAAATGTAAACTGGAGCCGGCCACAACGCCTCACGAAGTTCTTGGATTCCGTGATTTACCGAATGAAAATCATTCATCTCACTACTACAGGGAATCGGCTAATGTTAGCCACTGGGTCCAAGAGCATTATGGTTCCGACGCACTATACGAAAATCTCGGAATCAATTTGGGCATGGAACCCGTACCAGCAGCACACTTGCAAAGTGCAGGTTCGATTAAAAAAAGGCCTCCACCGCCTCCTCCAAAGCGAAGTGAGAAGACACAGCTTACAACAACGACGCCACAACAAAGGTTATAA